The following proteins are co-located in the Bathymodiolus thermophilus thioautotrophic gill symbiont genome:
- the glyA gene encoding serine hydroxymethyltransferase — MFDKSQTLAKVDSDIAEAIAKEEARQEAHIELIASENYTSPAVMEAQGSQLTNKYAEGYPHKRYYGGCEHVDVVEQLAIDRAKALFGADYANVQPHSGSQANAAVFQALLVPGDTILGMSLAHGGHLTHGAAPSFSGKNFNAVQYGLNEATGEIDYEQVEQLAKEHQPKMIIAGFSAYSRVVDWQRFRDIADAVGAYFMVDMAHVAGLIAVGEYPSPVGIADVTTTTTHKTLRGPRGGLILAKANAEIEKKLNSAIFPGIQGGPLMHIIAAKAVSFKEAMSDEYKAYQKQVKVNAQAMANTFIKRGFDVVSGGTDDHLFLVSFIDQGLTGKAVDAALGNAHITVNMNAVPNDPQSPFITSGIRVGTPAVTTRGFNAVDCAELAEWMCDICDDLDNQAVIDEVKIKVATLCAKHPVYN; from the coding sequence CTTTAGCCAAGGTAGATAGCGATATTGCAGAGGCAATTGCCAAAGAAGAAGCGCGTCAAGAGGCGCATATTGAATTAATTGCCAGTGAAAATTATACTTCGCCAGCCGTGATGGAGGCACAGGGGTCGCAATTGACCAATAAGTATGCTGAGGGCTATCCGCACAAACGATATTATGGTGGGTGTGAGCATGTAGATGTGGTGGAGCAGTTGGCGATTGACCGTGCTAAGGCGTTGTTTGGTGCGGATTATGCGAATGTACAGCCGCATTCTGGTTCGCAGGCAAATGCGGCGGTTTTTCAGGCATTGTTGGTACCGGGGGATACGATTTTAGGGATGAGTTTGGCGCATGGTGGGCATTTAACGCACGGTGCGGCACCGAGTTTTTCGGGTAAGAATTTTAATGCGGTTCAATATGGCTTAAATGAAGCAACGGGTGAAATTGATTATGAACAAGTCGAACAACTTGCCAAAGAGCATCAGCCAAAGATGATTATTGCTGGTTTTTCGGCGTATTCTCGTGTGGTGGATTGGCAGAGATTTAGAGATATTGCCGATGCAGTTGGTGCTTATTTTATGGTGGATATGGCACATGTTGCAGGTTTGATTGCCGTCGGGGAATACCCATCACCTGTTGGTATTGCTGATGTGACAACGACGACGACACACAAAACTTTGCGTGGCCCTCGTGGGGGGTTAATTTTGGCTAAAGCCAATGCAGAAATTGAGAAAAAACTTAATTCTGCAATTTTCCCAGGTATTCAAGGTGGGCCATTGATGCACATTATTGCTGCTAAGGCAGTGAGTTTTAAAGAGGCAATGAGTGACGAGTATAAGGCGTATCAAAAACAAGTTAAAGTTAATGCGCAAGCGATGGCGAACACATTTATTAAACGAGGGTTTGATGTGGTATCGGGCGGTACAGATGACCATTTGTTTCTCGTGAGTTTTATTGACCAAGGGCTAACAGGTAAGGCAGTGGATGCGGCTTTGGGCAATGCACATATTACGGTTAATATGAACGCTGTGCCGAATGACCCGCAGTCGCCTTTTATTACCAGTGGGATTCGCGTCGGTACGCCAGCGGTAACAACACGAGGGTTTAACGCAGTAGATTGTGCCGAATTAGCGGAATGGATGTGTGATATTTGTGACGACTTAGACAATCAAGCGGTGATTGATGAAGTGAAAATCAAAGTTGCCACGCTTTGCGCCAAACACCCTGTTTACAACTAA
- a CDS encoding beta strand repeat-containing protein — translation MKDTQAKSSTATQQNKAQKITNQLNEKILILAKGIIAFVATVSIAVAANTGIVTYKKMQTTAPNDAVTIIATDVAGNTTQQTAVSVKTSVAKGFIMNGENAGDWSGFSVSSAGDVNGDGLDDLIVGAYFAKSAAGKSFVVFGKANGAIVNLSAIVLGTGGFVINGEDSGSHSGHSVSSAGDVNGDGLDDLIVGAYQAVPGGKNKAGESYVVFGKADGTAVNLSTIVSGAGTGGFVINGESAEDWSGFSVSSAGDVNGDGLGDLIVGAYQAAPGGKNKAGKSYVVFGKTNGTAVNLSAVASGTGGFVMNGESAGDWSGFSVSSAGDVNGDGLGDLIIGAYFATPDDRAGQSGQAGKTYVVFGKADGTAVNLSTIASSHTETGFIINGDKAGDRSGFSVSSAGDVNGDGLDDLILGTYFADPDGKKISQAFVVFGTADGNAVILSTPIISGPGGFVINGDKAGDRSGASVSSAGDVNGDGLDDLIVGAYYDGGSQTGKSFVVFGKTDDDVVNLSAMALNTGTGGFVINGANSGDWSGASVSSAGDVNGDGLDDLIVGAYLANPADGKGLAGESFVIFGKTDTKAVDLADIRAGKGVIAHAVDFQGDTKDNTLTGTSADELFVAGSGNDVLTGNGGTDVFNAGKGNDTIIVNADNLAKLSSKVLGSLLLARVNGGGNTDTLKLAGTGLNLDLTQIANGRIQDIEIIDLTGSGNNTLTLNLNDLLDVSSVTNVLKVVGNSGDKVKATGFSKSGTKHADGKTYDVYGNTKAPTAKLWIEQGLTVI, via the coding sequence ATGAAAGACACTCAAGCGAAATCATCAACTGCAACACAACAAAATAAAGCACAAAAAATCACCAACCAGCTTAATGAAAAAATACTTATTCTTGCCAAAGGAATCATAGCCTTTGTTGCGACTGTATCCATTGCAGTTGCTGCTAATACTGGCATCGTTACTTACAAAAAAATGCAAACGACAGCGCCTAATGACGCAGTAACCATTATTGCCACTGATGTTGCAGGCAACACAACACAACAGACTGCTGTATCGGTGAAAACCTCTGTTGCAAAAGGCTTTATTATGAATGGTGAAAATGCTGGGGATTGGAGTGGCTTTTCAGTTTCCTCAGCAGGCGATGTTAATGGCGATGGCTTGGATGACTTGATTGTTGGCGCTTATTTTGCTAAAAGCGCAGCAGGTAAATCTTTCGTCGTGTTTGGTAAGGCTAACGGAGCCATTGTTAATTTATCAGCCATAGTCCTTGGCACAGGTGGCTTTGTTATTAATGGTGAAGATTCTGGGAGTCATAGTGGTCACTCAGTCTCCTCAGCAGGCGATGTTAATGGCGATGGCTTGGATGACTTGATTGTTGGTGCTTATCAAGCGGTTCCTGGTGGCAAAAACAAAGCAGGTGAATCTTATGTAGTATTTGGTAAAGCTGATGGAACTGCTGTTAATTTATCAACCATAGTCTCTGGTGCAGGCACAGGTGGTTTTGTTATTAATGGTGAGAGTGCTGAGGATTGGAGTGGCTTTTCAGTCTCCTCAGCAGGCGATGTCAATGGTGATGGCTTGGGTGACTTAATTGTTGGTGCTTATCAAGCAGCCCCTGGTGGTAAAAACAAAGCAGGTAAGTCTTATGTAGTATTTGGTAAAACTAATGGAACTGCTGTTAATTTATCAGCCGTAGCCTCTGGTACAGGTGGCTTTGTTATGAATGGTGAGAGTGCTGGGGATTGGAGTGGCTTTTCAGTCTCCTCAGCAGGTGATGTCAATGGCGATGGCTTAGGTGACTTGATTATTGGTGCTTATTTTGCTACTCCCGATGATAGAGCAGGTCAATCAGGTCAAGCAGGTAAAACTTATGTCGTGTTTGGCAAAGCTGATGGGACTGCTGTTAATTTATCAACCATAGCCTCTTCTCACACGGAAACAGGCTTTATTATTAATGGTGATAAAGCTGGGGATCGGAGTGGCTTTTCAGTCTCTTCAGCAGGTGATGTCAACGGTGATGGCTTGGATGATTTGATTCTTGGCACTTATTTTGCAGATCCTGATGGTAAAAAAATAAGTCAAGCTTTCGTCGTGTTTGGCACAGCTGATGGGAACGCTGTTATTTTATCAACGCCCATAATCTCTGGCCCAGGTGGCTTTGTTATTAATGGTGATAAAGCTGGGGATCGGAGTGGCGCCTCAGTCTCCTCAGCAGGCGATGTCAACGGTGATGGCTTGGATGATTTGATTGTTGGTGCTTATTACGATGGTGGAAGCCAAACAGGCAAATCTTTCGTTGTGTTTGGTAAGACTGATGACGATGTTGTTAATTTATCAGCCATGGCTCTTAACACGGGTACAGGTGGCTTTGTTATTAATGGTGCGAATTCTGGGGATTGGAGTGGCGCCTCAGTCTCCTCAGCAGGCGATGTTAACGGCGATGGCTTGGATGATTTGATTGTTGGCGCTTATTTGGCAAACCCTGCTGATGGCAAAGGTTTGGCAGGTGAATCTTTCGTAATATTTGGCAAAACCGATACAAAAGCCGTTGATTTGGCAGATATTCGTGCTGGCAAAGGTGTTATTGCCCATGCCGTTGATTTTCAAGGTGATACTAAGGACAACACGCTAACAGGTACCTCTGCCGATGAGTTGTTTGTTGCTGGTTCAGGTAATGATGTTTTAACAGGTAATGGCGGCACCGATGTCTTTAATGCAGGCAAGGGTAACGATACTATTATTGTTAATGCGGATAACCTTGCTAAACTCTCCAGTAAGGTGCTTGGTAGCCTTTTGCTTGCTCGTGTCAATGGCGGTGGTAATACTGATACGCTGAAATTAGCAGGTACTGGTCTAAACCTAGATCTTACGCAAATAGCCAATGGCCGCATTCAAGACATTGAGATTATTGATTTGACAGGTTCAGGTAATAATACTTTGACACTTAATTTGAATGATTTGCTGGATGTTTCCAGTGTAACCAATGTGCTTAAAGTTGTTGGTAATTCGGGTGATAAAGTTAAAGCAACTGGATTCAGCAAGTCAGGTACAAAGCATGCTGATGGCAAGACTTATGATGTGTATGGCAATACCAAAGCGCCTACTGCAAAACTGTGGATAGAGCAGGGTTTAACGGTGATTTGA
- a CDS encoding phosphoethanolamine transferase, with the protein MLKISVNRLLLLVCGFIVVFDNLVFWGKLFQRIDFFEASGFGFFWGFLASMFVLTYLILVLFSNKYMLKIFLSIVLIISAIIGYFAELGVVFDQFMLTNIVDNIKEQNTKEAQELLSVPLVVHVSIFAFVPITLLWMAKIKRHSFLIESKNRILTTLAVVVIAIILIWANMKYVTYFGRENRDLRYFINPLFLVKSGYSYVEDMFDTKDFKVIGSDAIIRNNNKKKTVGIFIVGETARADRFSLNGYHKLTNPLLEKRTLMNFSNVASCGTSTAYSVPCMFSLLGKRDYSPKKAGNQSNALDILQKAGVKVFWLDNNSSCKGVCNRIENENIFYQDKLDIAMLDNLKRYIDKQQSDVLIVLHSLGSHGPRYYKRYPQAFEKFTPTCKNTPEKCTHIEVDNAYDNSVLYTDYLIDSAIQLMKKNYPDSFVFYASDHGESLGEKGVYLHGLPYVIAPKAQTHVPMLAWFSNKKSGNVDQALSHDNISHSLLGLFGVETKVYNKALDLFR; encoded by the coding sequence ATGCTAAAAATATCTGTTAATCGTTTGTTACTCTTGGTGTGTGGGTTTATTGTTGTTTTCGACAATTTGGTATTTTGGGGTAAGTTATTCCAGCGTATAGATTTTTTCGAAGCCTCTGGATTTGGATTTTTCTGGGGGTTTTTGGCGTCAATGTTTGTATTGACTTACTTAATATTGGTCTTGTTTAGCAATAAATATATGCTAAAAATATTTTTGTCTATTGTGCTAATAATCAGCGCCATTATTGGTTATTTTGCAGAACTTGGCGTGGTGTTTGATCAATTTATGTTAACCAATATTGTTGATAATATTAAAGAGCAAAATACCAAAGAAGCACAGGAATTGTTGTCTGTGCCGCTGGTAGTGCATGTTAGCATTTTTGCTTTTGTGCCGATTACACTGTTGTGGATGGCTAAAATCAAACGCCACTCTTTCTTAATTGAAAGTAAAAACAGGATTTTAACAACGCTGGCTGTTGTTGTTATTGCAATTATTTTGATTTGGGCTAATATGAAATATGTTACTTATTTTGGTCGGGAAAATCGGGATTTGCGTTATTTTATCAATCCGCTGTTTTTGGTTAAATCGGGGTATTCTTATGTTGAGGATATGTTTGATACAAAAGACTTTAAAGTGATTGGCAGTGATGCTATTATCCGCAATAACAATAAGAAAAAAACCGTAGGCATCTTTATCGTTGGAGAAACAGCAAGAGCAGATCGTTTTTCACTAAATGGTTACCACAAATTAACCAACCCCCTACTGGAAAAACGCACACTAATGAACTTTAGCAATGTCGCTTCATGTGGGACTTCTACGGCTTATTCTGTGCCTTGTATGTTTTCACTATTAGGCAAGCGTGATTACTCACCGAAAAAAGCTGGCAATCAATCTAATGCACTGGATATTTTGCAAAAGGCTGGTGTTAAGGTTTTTTGGCTAGACAATAATTCTAGTTGCAAAGGGGTTTGCAACCGAATCGAAAATGAGAATATATTTTATCAAGATAAACTTGATATTGCTATGCTTGATAATTTAAAGCGCTATATTGATAAGCAACAATCTGATGTATTGATAGTCTTACATTCCCTTGGTTCTCACGGCCCCAGATACTATAAGCGCTATCCTCAGGCTTTTGAAAAGTTTACCCCCACTTGTAAAAATACACCTGAAAAATGTACCCATATAGAGGTGGATAATGCGTATGACAATAGTGTTTTATACACCGATTATTTAATTGATAGTGCCATTCAATTGATGAAGAAAAATTATCCCGATAGTTTTGTCTTCTACGCTTCAGATCACGGCGAATCACTGGGTGAGAAAGGGGTTTATTTACATGGATTGCCTTATGTTATTGCCCCTAAAGCGCAAACCCATGTGCCGATGCTGGCTTGGTTTAGTAATAAAAAATCAGGTAATGTTGATCAAGCCTTGTCACATGACAATATTTCGCATTCCTTATTAGGGTTATTTGGCGTTGAAACTAAGGTTTACAATAAAGCGTTAGACCTTTTTCGTTAG
- a CDS encoding undecaprenyl-diphosphate phosphatase: MDFIQTIILAIVQGVSEFLPISSSAHLILVPKLGDWVDQGLAFDVVLHLGTLSAVIFYYRHSIGEIIVAFFSKNPNADVNAKLGWGVIIATIPVGIAGLLFKGVIEDNLRSPEVIAYATLLFGLLLGLADYLNRKRGTFKTDIGWLDMLIIGIFQALALIPGTSRSGITITAALLLGFGYKLALKFSFLLSIPVIVLSSLLIFVDLYQTPEPVNWIFLATGFSTAGIFAYLTLYFFIKSLEKISMLPFVAYRIILAAVLLAFF; the protein is encoded by the coding sequence ATGGATTTCATTCAAACAATTATTTTAGCAATAGTGCAGGGCGTTAGCGAATTCTTGCCGATTTCATCATCTGCACACTTGATTCTTGTGCCTAAATTGGGTGATTGGGTTGATCAGGGTTTGGCATTTGATGTGGTGTTGCATTTAGGCACACTTAGCGCAGTTATTTTTTATTATCGTCACAGTATTGGTGAAATTATTGTTGCGTTTTTTAGTAAAAATCCCAATGCAGATGTTAATGCAAAACTTGGTTGGGGGGTGATTATTGCCACCATTCCTGTGGGCATTGCGGGTTTGTTGTTTAAAGGGGTGATAGAAGACAATTTACGCAGTCCTGAAGTTATTGCCTATGCCACTTTGTTGTTTGGGCTGTTACTTGGTTTGGCTGATTATTTAAACCGTAAGCGGGGTACTTTTAAGACAGATATTGGTTGGCTTGATATGCTTATTATTGGAATTTTTCAAGCATTGGCACTTATTCCGGGTACCTCAAGAAGTGGTATAACCATTACTGCTGCTTTGTTATTGGGGTTTGGTTATAAACTTGCTTTGAAGTTTTCTTTTTTGCTCTCAATTCCCGTTATTGTGCTTTCCTCACTGCTTATTTTTGTAGATTTGTATCAAACGCCAGAGCCAGTTAATTGGATATTCCTTGCAACTGGGTTTTCAACTGCGGGAATTTTTGCCTATTTGACACTCTATTTTTTTATCAAATCGTTAGAAAAAATAAGCATGTTGCCATTTGTTGCCTATCGAATTATTTTAGCCGCAGTTTTATTGGCTTTTTTCTAA
- the nrdR gene encoding transcriptional regulator NrdR, producing MRCPFCQSDDTKVLDTRLIDDGSQVRRRRECTACNERYSTREVVDLNPPRLIKSDDSRESFSEEKLRFGLLKALEKRPVTTAQIETAIQHIRHKLMTQSDREVSTNRLGRWVMEELKALDEVAYIRFASVYRQFQDVEAFRLEIDKLMAKNGKN from the coding sequence ATGCGCTGCCCATTTTGCCAATCTGATGACACCAAAGTTCTAGACACGCGTTTGATTGACGACGGTTCTCAGGTGCGTAGAAGGCGGGAATGCACGGCTTGTAATGAACGCTATTCAACCCGTGAAGTGGTTGATTTAAATCCACCAAGGTTGATTAAAAGTGACGATTCTCGTGAATCTTTTAGTGAAGAAAAATTGCGTTTTGGTTTGCTCAAAGCCCTAGAAAAACGCCCTGTAACAACCGCACAAATAGAAACAGCCATTCAGCATATTCGGCATAAATTAATGACACAATCTGATCGAGAGGTGTCAACCAATAGGTTGGGGCGATGGGTGATGGAAGAATTAAAGGCGCTTGATGAAGTGGCATATATTCGTTTTGCCTCTGTTTATCGACAATTTCAAGATGTGGAAGCCTTTCGCTTGGAGATAGACAAACTAATGGCAAAAAATGGCAAAAACTAA
- the lptG gene encoding LPS export ABC transporter permease LptG, translating into MKILDRYIAKTLLFYTLGVMVIWAGVYALFNFINEVDLIGRQDYTLLSAIIYVVADLPSVIYAHSSVIILLGCLLGLGHLATTAQLIVVRSGGISIMKIAQKVVIAALLFMLITILLGEFVAPVTTKYAELYRSKALGRNISTASQQGFWLKDGNAIINVKKNFDGSVFKKITLMRLNKEHQLDAVMYSDKAVFDGNQLNFEETTRHQLKQTGKFTDIQSKDYQQYNAKVSFNQSLINNLKKEPQMLSMIALYKHISFLSSNNLTSEDFATELYKRTSKPVTLVAMLMLSMLFIFGSLRDSTLGKKIFLGMVVSLLFELSSRIGGVVSLRFNYDPFFGAFAPALVVLMIAFFLLRKKSLEI; encoded by the coding sequence ATGAAAATCCTAGATCGTTATATTGCCAAAACATTGCTCTTTTACACTTTAGGTGTCATGGTTATTTGGGCAGGTGTTTATGCGCTTTTTAATTTTATTAATGAAGTGGATTTGATTGGACGGCAAGACTACACTCTGTTATCGGCAATAATTTATGTGGTTGCTGATTTGCCATCGGTGATTTACGCACATTCTTCGGTAATTATTTTGTTGGGTTGCTTGTTGGGATTGGGGCATTTGGCGACAACTGCGCAATTGATTGTTGTTAGAAGTGGCGGTATTTCTATTATGAAAATTGCACAAAAGGTGGTGATTGCTGCCTTATTGTTTATGTTGATAACAATATTATTGGGTGAATTTGTTGCGCCAGTAACGACAAAATATGCTGAATTGTATCGTTCCAAGGCGTTGGGGCGCAATATTTCTACAGCAAGTCAACAAGGTTTTTGGTTGAAAGATGGCAATGCCATTATCAATGTTAAAAAGAACTTTGATGGTAGTGTGTTTAAGAAAATCACTTTAATGCGATTAAACAAAGAGCATCAATTAGATGCGGTGATGTATTCAGATAAGGCGGTATTTGACGGCAATCAATTAAATTTTGAGGAGACAACACGCCACCAACTAAAACAAACTGGGAAATTTACTGACATTCAGTCTAAGGATTATCAGCAATATAATGCCAAAGTATCTTTTAACCAAAGTTTAATCAATAACTTAAAAAAAGAGCCTCAAATGTTATCTATGATAGCGCTATATAAGCACATATCATTCTTAAGCAGCAACAATCTCACCTCTGAAGATTTTGCAACGGAATTGTATAAGCGCACTAGTAAACCGGTAACTTTGGTGGCAATGTTAATGTTGTCCATGTTGTTTATCTTTGGCTCGTTAAGAGATTCAACTTTGGGTAAGAAAATATTTTTAGGCATGGTTGTCAGTTTACTCTTTGAATTGTCATCACGCATTGGTGGCGTGGTGTCGTTGCGCTTTAACTACGACCCTTTTTTTGGTGCCTTTGCACCCGCATTAGTGGTCTTAATGATTGCCTTTTTCTTGTTAAGAAAAAAATCTTTGGAAATATAA
- the radA gene encoding DNA repair protein RadA → MAKTKLEFVCRACGAAHPQWAGQCLECKAWNTLEEVVLSQIASLKPTILQDLPPSKVQRLSEIKSESKPRLTTGLTELDRTLGGGLVDGSVVLIGGDPGIGKSTLILQAMSVINKSNTALYVSGEESAQQVSDRAVRLGIKEDILLLNETHLEKIITFAKELQPKVIVIDSIQTMVTDGSASAPGSVTQVRDCAAQLTQYAKHTNTILLLIGHVTKGGALAGPRILEHMVDCVLYFEGDAGGRYRIIRAVKNRFGAVNEISVFAMRETGLQQVENPSAIFLSNQAKPSPGSMVMVTREATRPLMIEVQALVDQANGNPRRVSVGLDQNRLALQLAILHKHGGIATFDQDVFVNVVGGIKVNETASDLVVMLTIMSSLRDKVIPNNWIAFGEVGLTGEVRPVYNAIERLAEAQKHGFKIAIIPKANTPKKSIKGLKVVPVEYLYQALQYMSENT, encoded by the coding sequence ATGGCAAAAACTAAACTAGAGTTTGTTTGCAGAGCGTGTGGTGCGGCGCATCCTCAATGGGCAGGGCAATGCTTAGAATGTAAGGCTTGGAATACCTTGGAAGAGGTGGTGTTGTCGCAAATCGCCTCCTTAAAGCCAACTATCTTGCAAGACTTGCCACCTTCAAAAGTACAAAGACTCTCTGAGATTAAATCTGAGAGCAAACCCAGACTCACCACTGGACTCACAGAACTTGACCGCACCCTTGGCGGTGGCTTGGTTGATGGCTCTGTTGTTTTAATTGGTGGCGATCCGGGAATTGGCAAATCCACTTTGATTCTACAGGCTATGTCAGTTATTAATAAAAGCAACACGGCTTTATATGTAAGTGGCGAGGAATCTGCACAACAAGTGAGCGATAGAGCGGTGCGTTTGGGCATCAAAGAAGATATTTTGCTGTTGAACGAAACCCACCTTGAGAAAATCATCACATTTGCCAAAGAACTACAGCCCAAAGTTATTGTTATTGATTCCATTCAAACCATGGTTACTGACGGTTCAGCTTCTGCACCCGGTTCAGTTACCCAAGTGCGAGATTGTGCCGCACAGTTGACACAATATGCCAAGCATACCAATACTATTTTATTATTGATTGGACATGTGACCAAAGGCGGTGCATTGGCAGGGCCTAGAATTTTAGAACACATGGTTGATTGTGTGTTGTATTTTGAAGGCGATGCAGGCGGGCGTTATCGCATTATTCGTGCGGTTAAAAATCGCTTTGGTGCGGTCAATGAAATTAGCGTTTTTGCGATGCGGGAAACTGGCTTGCAACAAGTTGAAAACCCGTCAGCAATATTTTTGTCCAATCAAGCCAAACCCTCCCCCGGATCAATGGTAATGGTAACGCGTGAGGCGACCAGACCACTTATGATTGAAGTGCAAGCATTGGTTGACCAAGCGAATGGTAATCCTAGGCGTGTCAGCGTAGGATTGGATCAAAATCGCCTAGCCTTGCAACTTGCCATCTTGCACAAACATGGCGGCATTGCTACTTTTGACCAAGATGTGTTTGTGAATGTGGTCGGTGGTATTAAAGTGAATGAAACTGCCTCAGATTTGGTGGTAATGTTGACCATTATGTCAAGCTTGAGAGATAAAGTTATCCCGAATAATTGGATTGCTTTTGGCGAAGTCGGCTTAACGGGTGAAGTTCGTCCTGTTTATAACGCCATTGAGCGCCTAGCAGAAGCGCAGAAGCACGGCTTTAAAATTGCCATTATTCCAAAGGCGAATACGCCTAAAAAATCTATCAAAGGCTTAAAAGTTGTTCCCGTTGAATACCTTTATCAGGCTTTGCAATATATGTCTGAAAATACTTGA